The DNA sequence attttaatggactttaatggaccccaacacgtaacagttttaatgcagtttaaaattgccgtttcaaaggactctaaacgatctcaaacgaggcataaggatcttatctagcaaaacgattgtcatttttgggaagataaataaaacatatgcacttttaaaccacaactctTCATCTTCCTGTGACGAGCctgcgcaacctcacgtaattgcgtaatgacgttaAAAGATcgcatgttacatatatgaaacgcacatttgcggaccattttaaaccgtaaactgacacaaagacattaattagtatcattcgacatacaacaacgtcagaacggtcctctttctccatacttgtaaacactggggcgtagttttgcatacgtcctccgtgacctcttgaggTGATGActtattacgtgaggtcgcgctggcgcatcacaggaccggagatagacgagaagttgtggtttaaaagtgcatttttttatttttcttgtcaaaaatgacaatcgtttagctagataaaacccttatgcctcgtccGGGATCgcttagagtcctttgaaactgaaaTTTTAAACTGCACCAAAACTGCCACGTGctggtgtccattaaaatgagaaaactcctggaatgtttttctcaaaaaacataatttcttctcgactgaacaaagaaagacatcaacattttggatgacacggtggtgagtaaattatctggatttttttaaagaaaattgactaatcctttaatgacaGTTGAATACAGTTAAAAAGGCAAGTTAAGCCTGTAGTATAGTCTATACTAGCAAGGGTCTCTAACCTTTTTGTGGGCAaaggctaccacaatggataaaacaatctagAGGGccactttttttataaaacttgtgttttacttgattttattttacttgttgatatgttttatcactgtttaaaatgttaacattcataAAAGAAGCGAAGCCAATATAATaaacatgtaataaataaatattaaaattgaggctattaaaaggatagttcactttaacatgaaaattctgtcatcatttactcatcctcatgttgttctaaacctgtatgaatttattttttctgattaacacaaaaaatatattttgataaatgattgtaaacacacagcagtaggtgaccattgacttccatagtaggaaaaaaatattttggaagtattgtgataaatgactaagaaaacaTTCTGATAAATGATgctaagcacacagttgacagtacccattaaattccatcatattttttattcctactatggaagtctaaggtcacttactgctgtgtgtttaccatcatttatcaaaatatcttcttttgtgttcatcagaaaaaattaattcatacaggtttaagaacaacatgaggatgagtaaatgatgacagaattttcattttaaagtgaactatccctttaatagaaAGTGCTCTGGCAGGCAACTCACAGACTTTGTGCGGACAACCTGGTGCTCGCGGGCACCACGTTGGAGACCACTGATCTATAGtatagtgttttttttatgtgtacgCAAATGTAGGGCCTTgcaaattataatttatttgacGATCTACGCAAACAATGTACAAACAGTGTACGTACAGTAGGCGGCTCACTCTTCTGATGACGTAAATTGTCATGTGCACTGTAGTGGACCCTTGCATATGCGTAAAAAGTGGACCATACTTCAGCTTACATAAAGTTTGCAGAGCTACTAGTATATTTATCTCATGAAAAGTTCAAATGTTGCtatatactgtagtaaaacaTCTATAATTTTATcatcatctgtgtgtgaaaCATCCCCTTTACAATGGaacttaaaaacaaataaacaaaaatataaacaaaaatagccatttttaaagggatagtaaaaatgaaaattgtgtcataatttacttaccctAAAGTTGTTTCaaatttgtataaatatatttatttatatatatttaagaagaaatttgtaaccaagcagatctggactagcctggtccaaccagactctcgtacattcatttcatttgtacagagagtctggccacgctccatgcaaagcgttacttccgttaaggagggtcacCTGTTGAAGtgtaaaactattggatctgcccagagtcactctgaatctgccataaccaatcgctaacccCGGATTTCCACCCACTGCGGAACGGCTGCGGATCCACGGCGGAGTCAATCGttttccattcaagtcaatgtgtgtatttccactgactgcgttccgaatccgtcacagctccggccatccgcagccctccggaacaaatacgcagagcttctatttttgccagatgccggacagctccgcagggcggagccatgactatatcgcgtgatcatacccgaattcgcgagatctcgtgttgtgatctgggctggtccagcaaaacatcataatttaacgtcataatgggcggagacaAAACTAGATATTGCGCGATCATCACGTGAGTTTGCGAGACTTCGTCACTTCAGCAtgcagccgctctgcaacaaatacgaAACTGGTGGGTATGGCGGACGGCGGAGTGCGGAGCCGTAACGCAACGGAGCCGATCTGCAGCcgctccgcagtcggtggaaatccggggtaACGTTTGGTCGTTACGTATGTCATTCACCGAaaccggccggaaacaacaagtccgaatgatcagaccaacaaaacttagcaaacattgttcttgcaacaacggaccgaatagcttttctcacgtctttctccgctgccattactgaactacaactcaaactgacgcacgacctcaacgtcatcgttcttagcaaCCCCCCTCTGTttgctgattggacctgcagatttttgccggagaaaacgaaactctacacagcagtcccagacgtagtactgaagcgaaatgaaaattaagcggaaacataggagggcggagccaggctaaaATCTGGACTTctatataagaaaaaaattctctgGCAGTCAATAGTgtcccagatctgtttggtgaCAAAGACTTTTCAAAATCTCTTAATTTCTGTtcaacagaaaaaataaatgcatacagttttggaacaacttaaaggaatatagtctactcattttcaatattaaaatatgttattaccttaactaagaattgttgatacatccctctatcatctgtgtgcgtgcacgtaagcgctggagcgcgctgcgacgcttcgatagcatttagcttagccccattcattcaatggcattcaatagcacttttgggagtacttcgactcggcgcagtaacaccctccctctcccattatgagagtgagaaggggagcggacttttcaggcgagtcgaagtactcccaaaagtgctattacgccataaaatatagttcctcttttaaatccgcttagaaaagcgctacgttttattttgtaccaccaaacttgctcgtataactactcgtcttaaataggaaaaacgttgatgtgtttggtcacttctaactttatctctaaatggtaccattgaatgaatggggctaagctaaatgctatcaaagcatcgcagcgcgctccagcgttacgtgcacgcacacagatgatagagggatgtatcaacaattcttagttaaggtaataacatattttaatattgaaaatgagtagactattcctttaagggtgaGCCAATGAacacagaattttcatttttgggtgaactatcccattAAGCGTCACAAACATACTCTCTTACCTGCTGGCAAAACTCTTTGACAGATCGACCTCCCTCTATGAAGTGCTGAAAGAACACATGCTCTCGCTGCAGGTATCCAGAGGTGAGAAGCCTCAGGTAAACCACTATGTAGTCTGAAACGCTCTGGTCATTAAAGGAGCTCAACAGTTCTCCGAGTGTTTGCTGCTTTTCACACAGATCAATCAAGTCCATAAACTGAGAAAGAAATCACAGGAAGCAAAAACGTAATTTATGCAAATGAATGATTAGTAAAATTATAGGACTGTAGCTCTATATTACAAATCAGAAATCATGCAATTAGGTTTAAATGACAATGCTACTTTTTCAACTCACAGTGTTGTGAAAGTCTTCAATAGTGAACTCAGTGAAGCCCTGGTTCACAAGGTCCAGCTTGCTTTTAGCTGCTACAGCTTTAAACCTAAAGTGTtagaatatatttaaaacaacatagtAATGAAGCAcaagaatatattttaataaacaaagtTGCTTAGAAGGCAGGTAAGAAGCAAGCGCAAAGGTCTGCAACTTTTCATGCCAGCATCATCATTTATTGGGTTAAACAGTAGATTACCTTTGCAGCTCTTTGCTGTCATCCAGTAGTGACTCCAAATGTGCAAAGCCAAAGGCTCTGTAGAAACAATTCCCATCCGGCCGCGTCTTCCGAATGTGCGAATATTTTTTGTGAAGGTCCTATGGATGACAGCGGAGgtcattttcaaaaacatgaaaTCAGATGTTTTTTTGGAATGCCTCAATCTAAACGATCAGATcagaagtgtgttgttgttgttgtattaTTCTTTCCTCATGCAATGAACATTCACTGCAAAAACAAATCAATGGGTTAATGCACAGTATATGCACTATAAATGTGCAGTGTTTTTGTCTTCATATGTCTGTCACAACTCTTATTGTATGGTAAAGTTTATTAACATTATACTTACACTTACATCATTACTATAGTCATTGATGTAGAAGCACTGGATATAGTCTGAACAAAATAGATGAGATTTCCTAACTTGGAAAATGAGTGCGAACAGTCAGCCTTGAAGATCGGATTTAAACATTCATTTCGTGGAATTGTGTGCACTGTGTAAAGAAAGCTGATAAAACTGCAGTCACCTTTATTTTGAGTTGGTAGATGGTGTCCTCTGCAGCATATTCTCCCTGAAGCACAGAGAGATCTTGTCTGTCTGACACTAAAGGATTAGTGGTGGCTATctattaaaacaaaacacatgCAATTCAAGTAATACATTtcaattctgttatcatttacaacACCCTCATGATTTTGTTAAATGTGTAAGACTAAGACTTTTTGGTGGAACCTGATGATCTTCACGAAACACACAAGGACATGTTTACACTCCTCCTTTTGGAGCCATGATGTTGCTTCACATGAGGAATGGACTGAAATTCAAGTCTCTGACACTACTCACTGTAAATCTTGCAATCCACCACAGTTCTTAAATCTCTTTTGCAAATATATGTATACTTTGTAGGGATGCAACAATAAAAGCCGATATACATTAATAATACCTGTCCGATAACTACTCTGAACACAGCCGATATTATGCACAACTATTTactgtactacggcttttgatcagtaaggcCTTATCGATCtcaaatcactgttagtttgagtcgtttataacatgcatggttcacgtgttctgaacgaAAATGCGATGCGGTAGGCTAGTCCTTTTTGTCCATCTCTGCTATTATAGATTATCAATATGGCGAAATGACATGGAAGCCTTCtaggacttacccgttcaatgtaaataaagagaagaaattcacAAGAAAcgtttacaaagaaaagtcagatcattggcagaggtaatttgacaccaatgaggacatatttatgaaaaaagacattaattttgattaataaaaacacttaaaaaaaactacacattGTCCAAAATtgtgacaaaattttcatttcggtgcatccctagacacaattttcgtcatcagaagagtgcTCCGCCTACTGTACATACACCCCCAGATTTTTTGAAACCCTTTGTTCACATAGACTATTGAatgtctgtgtacacgtacgaatcaaaaataattatactttgcaaggctctACATTCGCGTacacataataaaaaaactaaatatttttccaAAAATTAGAACTACCATTTGATTATTATTAGATCCTGGGACGGGTCAAAGATTGGAAAAcaacattgattttgatgcattattattttttgaacagggtcagatttctttaaaaaaaactcacacgTGTGATCCTAAagccacaaaatgacacctaAAAACTGCTCCAAAAATATCATATATCAATATTTTTCCACTTTAAATTAGTCaatcttttaaaattacttctgcatgaaacatacatatttaatattaattataaaacgGCCCATTCTGATTCTTCATTCTGATGAAACGCCGTGTTCTAatccgtgataaaataccccggtaaccccaaGGTTCAGAACGCATTACATATCACTCCGCCACTGTtactgcgtactgatttatgaaaataaacaccacagtctttaatcataatttttctacaattgcacaattaatggcgatatccagaaaAATGTCAATagatattgttgagtcatctcgtcaataaagagaaaacgttctcttaGGAGTTTCTACCTTAAAATCATAGGTCCGCTATTATACACTagatggcgatcttacccaatttaaacactgacgcattcactcaacactgaaaacactgtgtagtactgttcatggctctgaatctgatctcttacaaaagcacgatataaatgttaatgtttaattcagatgaatgttgatttataaaaataaacaccacagtctttaatcatattttcattgtgtctttgctgcgtctgcgttggttgggaactgcgctctgtttcagccaCACTTCATTCTGAGGagctactttgtttggcggaagagtaatatttgtactaatataataacaacttatttgtgttttattttatgaaatgctgctaacgttatgcatatgaggtaattgttttataaaatcaataagccccgcaaagcagtggggttacagtgcattttacaAAAGCTAAGGGGAAATTTGAACCTTTATGTGCcagtttgtttacattacaccatgttttttaacagaaccatgtttttttaactacCATttgattaatattattattagacCCTGGGATGGGTAAAATATTGGTAACAACATTGATTTttatgcattgttattttttgaacatggtcagattttataaaaaaactcacACTTGTGATCCTAAAGCCAAAAAAGTTTATAAATTATAGTCCCAAGGTTTTTACTATGAAGATGCTGAAATATAATAACAGTTTCAATcaatttaattttgaaaattTTGATTTTTCCAAAAGTATAaaactgtttaaacattttactgtttttgttaCACATTGTTCAATGACATGAGTGTGATCTATTTATCTGACAAATGGAGGACAGGGGGATTGTTCATAAAACAAGctattatttttgcaaatctaTACTGGTGATTATACTGGCAAGGAAATTGCaccctttttaaaaatatacacacacaatcttttgaactttttggaggacataaagggatagtttacccccaaaaataaaaaattcaattctggtcatcatttactcaccctcatgttgttttgaacctgtatgagttactttcttctgttaaacacaaaagaagatattttgataaataatggtaagcacacagttgacggcacccattgactttcatagtgggaaaaacaaagtaaaaagtatgtactcaccatattttaaaatatcctattttgtgttcaaaagaaagacacaaatatAGGTTTTagaatgagggtgagtaaatgataacacaatttttatttttaggtgaacttaatggcagtgctgtggttaaatagtgcaaattaaggggcgCTATtacccccttctgacatcacaaagggaagccaaatttcaattacctattttttcacatgcttgcattGAATGGTTTGCCAAAACAAAGTgacttagtttttttttcacattttctaggttgacagaagcactggggacccaatacagcacttaaacatggacaaagtcagattttcacgatatgtcccctttaagtcattaatctgctcacctcttgctgaATGCGGTCCTGTTGTGCCATTATGGCCTCGTCATATGCGAGGCAGTTCACTCCTAATGAAACAAACCAAACAATATAATGAACAATACATTTGAAACAACAGCCTCTCCAGTAGGGGTTAAATCTTCAGCTGGCAGGCAGGAGCTGCCACAGAGAGACGTGATGTAAACAAACGCGTGTGTGGGAAAAAAACATACATGTTTTGAGTGACATTCCAAACATCGATTACTGTTATCATATCGCTAAATTAAATCACATTTCATTGAAAATATGTGCCTGTATATGTAGCGAACGATCATATTACTTTCCTGCACTAGATGTGCTTAACGTTTCTAACGCACGTCAACTGACAGCGTCATTTTAAACAACAGTGAAAACAGGACAATGTGTAAAAACGTTGAGACTCTAAAACACATGTCACTTGTTTGTAAAACAAGCCTAGTGTTCCTCACTTCTGCACAGTTAATACGCTTTGATCTGCATCGTCTCCTGCTAGCGCATTATTCAACGCAGACTTTATCCCTAACGCAAGATTCCTCGCGTGGGACCCTGCTCGTGGTTTTGTTTAAGCGTGCCGACTGATGATTATGACAgcgtgaaataattttttttattatttttcaactTACCCTCCACCTCTCCCTTTGATGATTCCTGCTGCTCATCCGCCATCTtgattcaattattttttttccgcCGCCCCCCTCATTCTATGTACACTTCCGGGTCATGTCATTCGCTCGCACATGCAAGCAAGACATTTAAAATGTTGCTTTTAAACCGATTTGTTGTCCCACTGAGGACTTTTCAGAAGCTTACGAAGGCACACCGATGGCACCATACAAGTTTGACAAGTAAGTGTAACGttactaatatttttatttgactatttaatagttttttttattagccAAGAAGGGTACAATCAATAAGTTACATTTCATTAACGTTACGCACGCAGCGGTGCGTTTTTAAGCACTGAATAAAGTAACTGTAAAGCACATTATTTGCTTGTACAAAACGGTTATTGCATAAAGCCAGCACagtattaaaatataaacactcaATAACAAAAATGTTATACGATTATTGATTCAAAATCTATATTTTTACGCCAAGCGACGTAGTTATTCAGAGACAATTCAACAAAGTGGTTGCCAAGCAACAGACGCAGCGGCGCAGTAATACTGATGTAATAGGATCATAATCAAAATCCCAATCTTtctgttttataatattttttatttcaaagcttcttgatttaattttaagccatataaatatttaaaatttgtatTACAATTATGTAAAACTTGTGTTGACAAATGAGTTGATTCAAAACATGGACAAAAAAGCAACATGGGACAGATTCTACACAGAAAATGGAAGCAAAGGCAAATTCAAACATTTTGAATGGTTCTTTGGATTTCCCGCAGTCCAGGACTTCATTCTTCCTGTAATACAAACTATGTCTCAATCCCACAGTGGCCCATTACACATTCTGGACATGGGATGTGGCACCTCCGCCCTAGGACCTTGTATTTACAGAAACTCCCCATGTGCTGTCCAAGTCACTTGTGTTGACATCTCCCCAGTGGCCATACAACTTTTGGAGGAACACACCGATACCAATTCATCCCAGCCACAGAACCCACTGTCTGCTCTTTCCTTTCAAGAGATGGACTGCACGCAGTTAACTGGACAGTTTGAGGCCAGAAGCCTGGATTTGATTTTGGACAAGGGAACAACAGATGCTTTGGTCAGGTCTAATGAAGGGCAAGTTAAGGCTGGTCAGATAATAAGGCAATGTTTAGAGGTGCTGAGGCCATCAGGAAGTCTATTACAGTTCTCAGATGAGGATCCTGATGCCAGGCTTGTATGGCTGGAGAAAGAGGTTAGAGGAACAGATATGGCAGCAGATGTGGGCGTTCAAGAAGTAGGGGAGTTGAGAGGAGTAACTTATTTTTGCTATCAGattataatgaaaatataacatatgCAAGTTACAATTAATGATAAAGTGCCTAACAATAATAAGGCATTGATATAATCAAAAGAGTTTGTACATAATTTGCATCAGCTGAACACAATtgaaatcacaaaaatgtttttttgtttttttaaataaatgtttattggagaataaacaaacaagtgttttgtcaaaaatattttgtgcTGAACTTTTCAAAGTGGCAAACCatcacttacatttatttgggTATCACATCATTGAAGAACTTCACACTCATCCAGagtaagttatttaaaaaaaaaaaaaaaaaaacatatttcaaacaaaagataaaaacatctgaATGTTGGCTATACAATATACACAGCTCTCATAACAAGAGAAACTAGCAAACAACCAATATGGCCAACATTTTATGCAGACTGAGTGGAGTACCTTAAAATACTTAAGTTTAAAGAACAGCTATATTTATGACACCCAGCTACACAGTTTCAACTGAATTTATTTATCTAGAGGTGGCGTGGCTTCTGTCGTGGATACGGATTATATGGTCTTCTGTTTCTTTGCTTCATGACAAAGTTGTTCACTGGCCAATAGGGGGCAGCACTCAAATTTGGATgacctttaaaaacaaaaagcttTTAGCACCATTTTTACCTTACAcaatattacatttacattattattattatattaaggTGATTTAATAAAATAGGTCTAAACCTCCGACAAAGGCATTTGTTTCAAAGCTGTGATAACCTGGAGTGAAGGGTGGAGGTAGATCATCCCTGTAGAAAATTGGTGCGAAGCCATTATATTGCCCCATTAGTTGCCCTTGTCTGAATGCTGGACCGGGGGGATGACGGTAAACAATGCCACCTTgacaaacaaaataacaaatatgaaTATAAGCTAGCTACAATGTCACCCAGTACTTAGTTAATGGTGtttaaaatgcatcttaatgGACATTACTATGGTTGGTAAagggaataaaaaaaaaatctctatCTTAAAGACACAGAAGGCAATTTTGTCCAGAAACATGTTTTGTTATGCCAGTTAAAAATCTCTTCACATCCTGAATTCAATCACTaaatacactagtcaacattttaagtggattaaaaccttttataaaagttgtctttgtgttttgaacaaTACCTTAGGAcaacttcaaatgttgactagtgtatatttatataaatatacataaactacactcacctaaaggattattaggaacaccatactaacactgtgtttgacccccttttgccttcagaactgccttaattctatgtggcattgactcaaaaaggtgctaaaagcattctttagaaatgttggcccatattgataggatagcatcttgcacttgatggagatttgtggggcACCCGTTCCACTACATCCCAAAggtgctctattgggttgagatctggtgactgtgagggccattttagtacagtgaactcattgtcatgttcaagaaaccaatttgaaatgatttgagctttgtgacatggtgcattatcctgctggaagtagccatcagaggatgggtacatggtggtcataaagggatggacatggtcagaaacaatgctcaggtaggccgtggcatttaaacgatgcccaattggcactaaggggcctaaagtgtgccaagaaaatatcccccacaccattacacaactgcattaatgagaaattgaacagatgttcctaataatcctttaggcaTGTGTATATTGCCAAATGTTTTGGGACACCTGCCTTTTTATGCACATTAACCTGTATGACATCCCATTCTTATTCCATAGGGTTTAATACGGAGTTGGCCCACCCTATGCAGCTATAACAGCTTCAACTCTTCTTGGAAGActtttttatacaatttttgaccatttttctaAAAGCACACTTGTAAGGTCAAACACAAATGTTGGATGAGAAGGCCTCACTCGTAGTCTCTGCTCTAATACATCCAAAAAATGTTGGGTGAAGGTCAGGACTCTGTGTAGTCCAGTCAAGTTCCTCCACATCAAGCTCGCTCATCCATGTCTTTATGGACCTTGCTTTGGTGCACAGTCATGTTGGAACAGGAAGGGGCCATccccaaactgttcccacaaagTTGTGAGCAGGAAATTGTCCAGAATGTCTTGGTATGATGAAGCTGGAGTGATTGGAACAcctgaattcaatgatttggaGGGGTGTCCCAAAACATTTGGCAATATAATATCCCTTCTGTGGAAGGCGCAGCAGGACCATAATATGTTCAcccaaaaagtaaaaaagtcatATAAACACCTATGATGACATGAGGCGAGTAAATTACAAGAGATTTTTTTCTCTcgataaatattcatttaaatacgTTTTTAGGGGTTCTTTCATTCTTACCATTGTTGTAGTGGTTCACAGGCTGCATGGGTACTTTAAAGCGTCTCTGGTCGCTGTGAGAACCTGTTGAAAACAGGACTGTTTTGAATCACAAATGCTTAATTTAC is a window from the Misgurnus anguillicaudatus chromosome 21, ASM2758022v2, whole genome shotgun sequence genome containing:
- the cskmt gene encoding citrate synthase-lysine N-methyltransferase CSKMT, mitochondrial, coding for MDKKATWDRFYTENGSKGKFKHFEWFFGFPAVQDFILPVIQTMSQSHSGPLHILDMGCGTSALGPCIYRNSPCAVQVTCVDISPVAIQLLEEHTDTNSSQPQNPLSALSFQEMDCTQLTGQFEARSLDLILDKGTTDALVRSNEGQVKAGQIIRQCLEVLRPSGSLLQFSDEDPDARLVWLEKEVRGTDMAADVGVQEVGELRGVTYFCYQIIMKI
- the otub1b gene encoding ubiquitin thioesterase OTUB1b isoform X2; translation: MRIATTNPLVSDRQDLSVLQGEYAAEDTIYQLKIKDLHKKYSHIRKTRPDGNCFYRAFGFAHLESLLDDSKELQRFKAVAAKSKLDLVNQGFTEFTIEDFHNTFMDLIDLCEKQQTLGELLSSFNDQSVSDYIVVYLRLLTSGYLQREHVFFQHFIEGGRSVKEFCQQEVEPMSKESDHIHIIALAQALNVPILVEYMDRGEGGTVNHHIFPEGSEPRIFLLYRPGHYDILYK
- the otub1b gene encoding ubiquitin thioesterase OTUB1b isoform X1 codes for the protein MADEQQESSKGEVEGVNCLAYDEAIMAQQDRIQQEIATTNPLVSDRQDLSVLQGEYAAEDTIYQLKIKDLHKKYSHIRKTRPDGNCFYRAFGFAHLESLLDDSKELQRFKAVAAKSKLDLVNQGFTEFTIEDFHNTFMDLIDLCEKQQTLGELLSSFNDQSVSDYIVVYLRLLTSGYLQREHVFFQHFIEGGRSVKEFCQQEVEPMSKESDHIHIIALAQALNVPILVEYMDRGEGGTVNHHIFPEGSEPRIFLLYRPGHYDILYK